In Microbacterium galbinum, a single window of DNA contains:
- a CDS encoding SDR family NAD(P)-dependent oxidoreductase, with protein sequence MTRLVAIVTGGSAGIGWEIGQRLAADGYLVVAADRVPGLTAGENPAGILWRELDVTDHDGVDRVFGDIEAELGPIEVLVNNAGIQRHRGIEDLTWSEWQAVVDVNLHGVFSALQAAGRRMLERGDGRIVNISSISSRGSAGRAPYATTKAAVIGLTATAGAEWAARGVRVNAVAPGYVDTGVFRQGVEAGTLSLDTILSRIPARRLAEASEIAAAVSFLVSDESRYMNGQTLYVDGGFLVDYGVPLAKKPA encoded by the coding sequence ATGACCCGTCTCGTCGCCATCGTCACCGGAGGTTCCGCCGGCATCGGCTGGGAGATCGGCCAGCGTCTCGCGGCCGACGGCTACCTCGTCGTCGCCGCCGATCGCGTGCCCGGACTCACCGCCGGTGAGAACCCCGCCGGCATCCTCTGGCGCGAGCTCGACGTCACCGATCACGACGGCGTCGATCGCGTGTTCGGCGACATCGAAGCCGAGCTCGGGCCCATCGAAGTTCTCGTGAACAACGCCGGGATCCAGCGGCATCGCGGGATCGAAGACCTCACGTGGAGCGAATGGCAGGCGGTCGTCGACGTGAACCTGCACGGCGTCTTCTCGGCGCTGCAGGCGGCCGGACGCCGGATGCTCGAGCGCGGGGATGGCCGCATCGTGAACATCTCGTCGATCTCGTCGCGCGGCTCGGCCGGACGCGCGCCGTACGCCACGACCAAGGCCGCCGTGATCGGTCTCACCGCGACCGCCGGTGCCGAGTGGGCCGCGCGCGGCGTGCGGGTCAACGCGGTCGCCCCGGGTTACGTCGACACCGGGGTGTTCCGTCAGGGCGTCGAGGCGGGCACGCTCAGCCTCGACACGATCCTGTCGCGCATCCCGGCCCGGCGGTTGGCCGAGGCGAGCGAGATCGCGGCGGCCGTGAGCTTTCTCGTGTCCGACGAATCGCGTTACATGAACGGGCAGACGCTGTACGTCGACGGCGGATTCCTCGTCGACTACGGTGTGCCGCTCGCGAAGAAGCCCGCATGA
- a CDS encoding GntR family transcriptional regulator yields MRTVSDQNIAEQVADELRAAIHSGELAPGERLVERKLADRLGVSHIPVREALTRLAEERLIVREPRRGARVAELTASDLDDISSLRIVLEQFMAIRVQERWNADAATRLETIVTAMGAAAPGDVDEVLRQDRLFHETLAELAEHRFLDEVSAQLRGRIAGFIRAANAALDVDEQEEHVRSHQVIVDALASGDPDRVRTVVAGHIARAVERITPTTGADA; encoded by the coding sequence ATGCGCACCGTGTCAGACCAGAACATCGCCGAGCAGGTCGCCGACGAGCTGCGCGCCGCGATCCACTCCGGCGAGCTCGCCCCCGGGGAGCGCCTGGTCGAGCGCAAGCTCGCCGACCGCCTCGGCGTCAGCCACATCCCGGTGCGCGAAGCCCTCACGCGGCTCGCCGAGGAGCGGCTCATCGTGCGCGAACCCCGCCGGGGTGCACGGGTCGCGGAGTTGACGGCATCCGATCTCGACGACATCTCGAGCCTGCGCATCGTGCTCGAGCAGTTCATGGCGATCCGGGTGCAGGAGCGGTGGAACGCGGATGCCGCGACGCGCCTCGAGACGATCGTCACCGCGATGGGCGCCGCCGCCCCCGGCGACGTCGACGAGGTGCTGCGGCAGGACCGGCTGTTCCACGAGACGCTCGCGGAACTGGCGGAGCACCGCTTCCTCGACGAGGTCAGCGCGCAGCTGCGCGGACGCATCGCCGGGTTCATCCGCGCCGCGAACGCCGCCCTCGACGTCGACGAGCAGGAGGAGCACGTGCGCAGCCACCAGGTGATCGTCGACGCGCTCGCGAGCGGCGACCCCGACCGCGTGCGCACCGTCGTCGCCGGGCACATCGCCCGAGCGGTCGAACGCATCACCCCGACGACAGGAGCAGACGCATGA
- a CDS encoding SDR family NAD(P)-dependent oxidoreductase, whose amino-acid sequence MTARTIVLTGASDGIGAAAARQLAATDHRLILVGRSPEKTKAVADDTGAEYFFADFARLDDVRELAAKLTDAVGADGIHVLANNAGGIFGDRTPTVDGFEKTIQVNHLAPFLLTNLLMPTLLASKAAVINTSSVGHRLFGHIDVDDLDNSKKFSANKAYGDAKLANVLFTKSLHTKFHPDGLSSVAFHPGTVQTNFASDSSSLMRLVYRSFLGRLLLTSTEEGGAILRWFIEGTPDETWFSGAYYDERTLSSKTNPQVDDPALAEALWQRSAELVGL is encoded by the coding sequence ATGACCGCCAGAACGATCGTCCTCACCGGAGCATCCGACGGCATCGGCGCGGCCGCGGCCCGCCAGCTCGCCGCGACCGATCACCGGCTGATCCTCGTGGGGCGCTCGCCCGAGAAGACGAAGGCCGTGGCCGACGACACCGGCGCCGAGTACTTCTTCGCCGACTTCGCCCGCCTCGACGACGTGCGCGAGCTGGCCGCGAAGCTGACGGATGCCGTGGGCGCCGACGGCATCCACGTGCTGGCGAACAACGCCGGCGGCATCTTCGGCGACCGCACGCCCACGGTCGACGGTTTCGAGAAGACCATCCAGGTCAACCACCTCGCGCCGTTCCTGCTGACGAACCTGCTGATGCCGACGCTGCTGGCGTCGAAGGCGGCGGTGATCAACACGTCGAGCGTCGGGCACCGGCTCTTCGGGCACATCGACGTCGACGACCTCGACAACTCGAAGAAGTTCAGCGCCAACAAGGCCTACGGCGACGCGAAGCTCGCGAACGTGCTCTTCACGAAGAGCCTGCACACGAAGTTCCACCCCGACGGCTTGAGCTCGGTCGCCTTCCACCCCGGCACCGTGCAGACGAACTTCGCCTCGGACTCGTCGAGCCTGATGCGGCTCGTCTACCGGAGTTTCCTCGGCAGGCTGCTGCTCACGAGCACAGAGGAGGGCGGCGCGATCCTGCGCTGGTTCATCGAGGGAACCCCCGATGAGACGTGGTTCTCGGGCGCCTACTACGACGAGCGCACGCTGTCGTCGAAGACCAACCCGCAGGTCGACGACCCCGCCCTCGCCGAGGCCCTCTGGCAGCGCAGCGCGGAGCTCGTCGGGCTGTAG
- a CDS encoding SDR family oxidoreductase, producing MPLALVTGAARSNSIAAGIVPRLRADGWTVVTSDLDSGDHPADLSDPAAPEALIDRVRRDHGELSALVLSHAHDVESGILDTTAESFDRHVAVNARASLLLIAAFARQVGPDGGAVVAFTSDHTTGNLPYGASKGALDRIVISAARELGPQGISANVVNPGPIDTGWMDDEIRDALTPMHPLGRAGTPRDIAGITAFLLSPEGRWISGQLLHTDGGFSARY from the coding sequence ATGCCTCTCGCACTCGTCACCGGAGCCGCACGGTCGAACAGCATCGCCGCGGGAATCGTGCCCCGCCTGCGCGCCGACGGCTGGACCGTCGTGACCAGCGACCTCGACAGCGGCGACCACCCCGCCGACCTCTCCGACCCGGCCGCGCCCGAAGCCCTGATCGACCGTGTGCGTCGCGACCACGGCGAGCTCTCGGCCCTGGTCCTGAGCCATGCCCACGACGTGGAGTCGGGCATCCTCGACACGACCGCCGAGAGCTTCGACCGGCACGTCGCGGTCAATGCGCGTGCGAGCCTGCTGCTCATCGCCGCCTTCGCGCGTCAGGTCGGGCCCGACGGCGGTGCGGTCGTGGCCTTCACCAGCGACCACACCACCGGCAACCTCCCCTACGGAGCATCCAAGGGCGCACTCGACCGCATCGTGATCTCGGCCGCCCGCGAGCTGGGCCCGCAGGGCATCTCGGCGAACGTCGTCAACCCGGGGCCGATCGACACCGGATGGATGGACGACGAGATCCGCGATGCGCTGACCCCGATGCATCCGCTCGGCCGTGCGGGCACGCCGCGAGACATCGCCGGCATCACCGCCTTCCTGCTCTCGCCCGAGGGTCGGTGGATCTCCGGCCAACTCCTGCACACCGACGGCGGCTTCTCGGCCCGCTACTGA
- a CDS encoding peptidase C14: protein MTITHDTDSTTSTAALRSRRMLLAGFGAAALGGVAAVAVQTPAQAAGPVAPMSSSGSKDVGNAGLATDLPSLKGKAGDLVRTSGYAAPGDGGNGLYRFVKKDAPAVNGGTVIAARKEGAWVLVHHGVVDFRAFGIMDASVNADDALDAMVNDPSIHRVEAHSDLNFVRRHIFRRSGIAFDFGNHLMTTVGIENAGKDDPFAAVMFFQGEVTGAAQEARLNEVVPDLGDVFPVADSSFFTVGDWYAAEVNALAGRWERELQRLVQVTQIVDGTHIRINYKNGWPLAADRTMTWRHVLPVQDVTVSNLKFLGTGTDEYTGSHPLAFEYAVRCDVDHIDGTGTFWPLIQRRWNTYYSTVSCTLKNPTSVTWGGAGYLTQQIYCLYGYVANCHTANARHLNDFTASAYCLVENCHGDGDDQGPFVTHGQYEHDLTYTGNSGLMTFANSGAAWGSAAKRITVRKHVCSWFVARVRITDLTLEDVQVIGKPSLAGSGMLWINADGAQLRGCTASDTLIITQQSDASSRPNLIEGSHVTFVAAGGELTSAAVTTPVTFVDTVLNGVGGLKITGPGAVTFRGSTLVGADDAAPIVSQSERLRFEGSTLRNARVAAARGERQTIEVAGSDVVNVGGTGLARTGAGELHVALSDSTFRAEGAATHVSITTGATHYRAVGNRFEGGAIELGDGAFGSSSTLVHTANVESGVTRTAFPAAGDRVVDTANVTV from the coding sequence ATGACGATCACGCACGACACCGACAGCACCACCTCGACCGCCGCGCTGCGCAGCAGACGCATGCTGCTCGCCGGGTTCGGCGCCGCCGCCCTCGGCGGTGTGGCGGCGGTCGCGGTGCAGACACCCGCGCAGGCCGCCGGCCCGGTGGCGCCGATGAGCTCTTCGGGCTCGAAGGACGTCGGCAACGCCGGTCTCGCGACCGACCTGCCCTCGCTGAAGGGCAAGGCGGGCGACCTCGTACGCACGAGCGGTTACGCGGCGCCGGGTGACGGTGGCAACGGCCTCTACCGGTTCGTGAAAAAGGACGCCCCGGCCGTGAACGGCGGCACCGTCATCGCCGCGCGGAAGGAGGGCGCGTGGGTGCTCGTGCATCACGGCGTCGTCGACTTCCGCGCGTTCGGGATCATGGACGCGAGCGTGAACGCCGATGATGCGCTCGATGCGATGGTGAACGATCCGAGCATCCACCGCGTCGAGGCGCACAGCGACCTCAACTTCGTGCGTCGGCACATCTTCCGCCGCTCGGGCATCGCCTTCGATTTCGGCAACCACCTGATGACGACCGTCGGCATCGAGAACGCCGGCAAGGACGACCCGTTCGCCGCCGTGATGTTCTTCCAGGGCGAGGTGACGGGTGCGGCGCAGGAGGCGCGCCTGAACGAGGTCGTGCCCGACCTCGGCGACGTCTTCCCGGTCGCCGATTCGTCGTTCTTCACGGTCGGCGACTGGTACGCGGCCGAGGTGAACGCGCTCGCCGGCCGCTGGGAGCGCGAGCTGCAGAGACTGGTGCAGGTGACGCAGATCGTCGACGGCACGCACATCCGCATCAACTACAAGAACGGCTGGCCGCTCGCCGCCGACCGCACGATGACCTGGCGTCACGTGCTGCCCGTGCAGGACGTGACGGTCTCGAACCTGAAGTTCCTCGGCACCGGGACCGACGAGTACACCGGGTCGCACCCCCTCGCCTTCGAGTACGCGGTGCGCTGCGACGTCGACCACATCGACGGAACCGGCACCTTCTGGCCGCTGATCCAGCGCCGCTGGAACACCTACTACTCGACCGTGAGCTGCACGCTCAAGAACCCCACCTCGGTGACCTGGGGTGGTGCCGGGTACCTGACGCAGCAGATCTACTGCCTCTACGGCTACGTCGCGAACTGCCATACGGCCAACGCGCGCCACCTCAACGACTTCACCGCGAGCGCCTACTGCCTCGTCGAGAACTGCCACGGCGACGGTGACGACCAGGGACCGTTCGTCACCCACGGCCAGTACGAGCACGACCTCACCTACACCGGCAACTCGGGGCTCATGACCTTCGCGAACTCCGGTGCGGCATGGGGTTCGGCGGCCAAGCGCATCACGGTGCGCAAGCACGTGTGCTCGTGGTTCGTCGCCCGCGTGCGCATCACCGACCTCACGCTCGAAGACGTGCAGGTCATCGGCAAGCCGTCGCTCGCGGGCTCCGGCATGCTGTGGATCAACGCCGACGGTGCGCAGCTGCGCGGGTGCACGGCATCCGACACGCTCATCATCACCCAGCAGTCGGATGCCTCGTCGCGGCCGAACCTCATCGAGGGCTCGCACGTCACCTTCGTCGCGGCCGGCGGCGAGCTGACGAGTGCGGCCGTCACCACCCCGGTCACCTTCGTCGACACGGTGCTCAACGGAGTGGGCGGACTGAAGATCACGGGCCCGGGTGCCGTGACGTTCCGGGGGTCGACGCTCGTGGGAGCGGACGACGCCGCACCGATCGTGTCGCAGTCGGAGCGGCTGCGGTTCGAGGGCTCGACCCTGCGCAACGCCCGTGTGGCGGCGGCGCGGGGCGAGCGCCAGACCATCGAGGTCGCGGGGTCGGACGTCGTGAACGTCGGCGGCACGGGCCTGGCGCGCACCGGAGCGGGCGAGCTGCACGTGGCGCTGTCCGACAGCACGTTCCGCGCCGAGGGGGCGGCGACGCACGTGTCGATCACCACCGGCGCCACGCACTACCGTGCGGTCGGCAACCGCTTCGAGGGCGGCGCGATCGAACTCGGCGACGGGGCTTTCGGGTCGTCGTCGACGCTCGTGCACACCGCCAACGTCGAGTCCGGCGTGACGCGCACGGCCTTCCCCGCCGCGGGCGACCGCGTCGTCGACACCGCGAACGTCACGGTCTGA
- a CDS encoding hydroxyacid dehydrogenase, with translation MSALPVVVAVVSEALYAEFFSPDDADRLEGVAGRLGGSFVRVDRLTDAPLDEVRVVITSWGIDPFDAAVLDRMPRLELVAHTGASIKAFATAELFDRGVVVTQAGAGMARSVAEVSLAFTLALLHRVPEMHNGLRGGGWDAGVPAQHEILDAPIAVIGASRTGRAYLELIRLLGARPLLVDPTLDRAAASALGAELVTLDAAMERARIVAVHAPTLPETHHLIGRRELALMPDGAGLVNTARSWLVDEEALVDEVRAGRLSAAIDVFDEEPLGAEHPLRTLTGALLTPHRAAGTTEGRLRQGRIVADELDRFASGRPLAHAVDRAHLASMA, from the coding sequence ATGAGCGCCCTCCCCGTCGTGGTCGCAGTGGTGTCCGAGGCGCTGTACGCGGAGTTCTTCTCGCCCGACGATGCCGATCGCCTCGAGGGGGTCGCCGGGCGGCTGGGGGGATCGTTCGTGCGGGTGGACCGGCTGACGGATGCGCCGCTCGACGAGGTGCGCGTCGTGATCACGAGCTGGGGCATCGATCCGTTCGACGCCGCCGTGCTCGACCGGATGCCGCGGCTCGAGCTCGTCGCGCACACGGGTGCCTCGATCAAGGCGTTCGCGACCGCGGAGCTGTTCGACCGGGGCGTCGTCGTCACGCAGGCGGGGGCGGGCATGGCGCGATCGGTCGCGGAGGTGTCGCTCGCCTTCACGCTCGCGCTGCTGCATCGCGTGCCCGAGATGCACAACGGGCTGCGGGGCGGCGGCTGGGACGCGGGCGTCCCGGCGCAGCACGAGATCCTCGATGCCCCGATCGCGGTGATCGGGGCATCGCGCACGGGTCGCGCCTACCTCGAACTCATCCGGCTGCTGGGCGCGCGTCCGCTGCTCGTCGACCCGACGCTCGATCGGGCCGCGGCATCCGCTCTGGGTGCCGAACTCGTCACGCTCGACGCCGCCATGGAGCGGGCGCGGATCGTCGCCGTGCACGCGCCGACGCTGCCCGAGACCCACCATCTCATCGGACGCCGGGAACTGGCTCTGATGCCCGACGGCGCCGGTCTCGTGAACACCGCGCGCTCCTGGCTCGTCGATGAGGAGGCGCTCGTCGACGAGGTGCGAGCGGGGCGTCTCAGCGCCGCGATCGACGTGTTCGACGAGGAGCCCCTCGGTGCGGAGCATCCGCTGCGCACGCTGACCGGCGCGCTGCTCACGCCGCACCGGGCGGCCGGCACGACCGAGGGCCGGCTGCGCCAGGGGCGCATCGTGGCCGACGAGCTCGATCGCTTCGCTTCGGGTCGACCGCTCGCCCATGCCGTCGATCGCGCGCACTTGGCGTCGATGGCATGA
- a CDS encoding dihydrodipicolinate synthase family protein, with protein MATSAARTATVPSLRPEAAATLARGAVIPAHPLALTADRALDERRQRALSRYYLDAGAGGLAVGVHTTQFEIRDPEHALFEPVLALAAEEMDARSDPALVRIAGVAGDTAQAVAEAELARSLGYDAVLISPRVAGADERALLDRARAVGEVLPLVGFYLQTAIGGPVLDRDFWREFAAIPAVVAVKAAPFDRYRTLELVRGVAASGRADAIALYTGNDDAIVADLLAEFHVESPDGPRTLRFVGGLLGQWAVGTRAAVALLEKAHRAMAGDATAYRELSLLASDMVDVNQAVFDPGNDFHGVIAGVHEMLRQQGLLEGTWCLDPAEGLSPGQAEEIARVRRAYPALNDDAFIAAHREDWLR; from the coding sequence ATGGCGACCTCCGCCGCGCGTACCGCGACCGTGCCGTCGCTGCGTCCCGAAGCCGCGGCCACTCTGGCCCGCGGCGCGGTGATCCCCGCGCATCCGCTCGCACTGACCGCCGATCGCGCACTCGACGAGCGTCGCCAGCGCGCCCTGTCGCGCTACTACCTCGACGCCGGGGCCGGGGGCCTCGCCGTCGGCGTGCACACCACGCAGTTCGAGATCCGCGACCCCGAGCACGCCCTCTTCGAGCCGGTGCTCGCGCTCGCGGCCGAAGAGATGGATGCCCGCTCCGATCCCGCTCTCGTGCGCATCGCCGGGGTGGCCGGCGACACCGCGCAGGCGGTCGCCGAAGCCGAGCTCGCACGCTCGCTCGGCTACGACGCGGTGCTCATCAGCCCGCGCGTCGCGGGTGCCGACGAGCGCGCGCTGCTCGACCGCGCCCGCGCCGTCGGCGAGGTGCTGCCGCTCGTAGGCTTCTACCTGCAGACCGCGATCGGCGGCCCGGTTCTCGACCGCGACTTCTGGCGCGAGTTCGCGGCGATCCCCGCGGTCGTGGCCGTGAAAGCGGCGCCCTTCGACCGCTACCGCACCCTCGAACTGGTGCGCGGGGTCGCGGCATCCGGTCGTGCCGACGCGATCGCGCTGTACACCGGCAACGACGATGCGATCGTCGCCGACCTGCTCGCGGAGTTCCACGTCGAGTCGCCCGACGGGCCGCGCACGCTGCGCTTCGTCGGCGGACTGCTCGGCCAGTGGGCCGTCGGCACGCGCGCCGCGGTCGCGCTGCTCGAGAAGGCGCACCGTGCGATGGCGGGGGATGCCACGGCCTATCGCGAGCTGAGCCTCCTCGCCTCCGACATGGTCGACGTCAACCAGGCGGTGTTCGACCCGGGCAACGACTTCCACGGCGTGATCGCGGGAGTGCACGAGATGCTGCGACAGCAGGGTCTGCTCGAGGGCACCTGGTGCCTCGACCCCGCCGAGGGCCTCTCCCCCGGGCAGGCCGAGGAGATCGCCCGCGTACGCCGGGCCTACCCCGCGCTGAACGACGACGCGTTCATCGCCGCGCACCGCGAGGACTGGTTGCGATGA
- a CDS encoding NAD-dependent epimerase/dehydratase family protein: protein MPQRHFTSEADLEEALATPSDALVDDLASGSGDLVILGAGGKMGPTLAMLARRGMDAAGREADAVYAVSRFGDAEIRARLEKAGVRVVPFDLIENDDFSSLPDAPNVVFMVGAKFGAATNASWAWEVNAALPDRVARRYRDSAISVLSTGNVYPFVPASSGGASEELAPAPIGEYAQSCLGRERVFEFGAQERGTKVAILRLNYAVDLRYGVLADIGSAVNAGEPVSVATANVNVIWQGYANEVVLRSLNHASTDPFTINLTGPELLSVESIASRFGALFDREVDLVDEPQPTALLSDARRCMALFGYPSVSAETLIAMQADWIAGGLPMIAKPTKWAVRDGKF from the coding sequence ATGCCTCAGCGCCACTTCACCTCCGAGGCCGATCTCGAGGAGGCCCTCGCGACACCGAGCGACGCGCTCGTCGACGACCTCGCGAGCGGTTCGGGCGACCTCGTCATCCTCGGGGCCGGCGGAAAGATGGGCCCGACCCTCGCGATGCTGGCCCGTCGGGGAATGGATGCCGCGGGCCGTGAGGCCGATGCGGTCTACGCCGTCTCGCGGTTCGGCGACGCCGAGATCCGTGCGCGCCTCGAGAAGGCCGGCGTGCGCGTCGTGCCGTTCGACCTCATCGAGAACGACGACTTCTCGTCGCTGCCGGATGCCCCGAACGTGGTGTTCATGGTGGGGGCGAAGTTCGGGGCCGCGACCAACGCCTCGTGGGCGTGGGAGGTCAACGCGGCGCTGCCCGACCGGGTCGCCCGCCGCTACCGCGACAGCGCGATCTCGGTGCTGTCGACCGGGAACGTCTACCCCTTCGTGCCGGCGTCGTCGGGCGGAGCATCGGAAGAGCTCGCTCCCGCACCGATCGGCGAGTACGCGCAGTCGTGCCTCGGACGCGAGCGGGTGTTCGAGTTCGGTGCGCAGGAGCGCGGGACGAAGGTCGCGATCCTCCGCCTCAACTACGCCGTCGATCTGCGCTACGGCGTGCTCGCCGACATCGGCAGCGCGGTGAACGCGGGTGAGCCGGTGTCGGTCGCCACCGCCAACGTCAACGTGATCTGGCAGGGGTACGCGAACGAGGTGGTGCTGCGCAGTCTGAACCACGCCTCCACCGACCCGTTCACGATCAACCTCACCGGTCCCGAGCTGCTGAGCGTCGAGTCGATCGCCAGCCGCTTCGGAGCGCTGTTCGACCGCGAGGTCGACCTCGTCGACGAGCCCCAGCCGACCGCGCTGCTCAGCGATGCGCGTCGGTGCATGGCGCTGTTCGGCTACCCGTCGGTGTCGGCCGAGACGCTCATCGCGATGCAGGCCGACTGGATCGCGGGCGGCCTGCCCATGATCGCCAAGCCCACCAAGTGGGCCGTGCGGGACGGGAAGTTCTGA
- a CDS encoding carbohydrate ABC transporter permease — protein sequence MTALIQPPTQTPVSAPPQKPAAPRRHRSFRALEPTRMGVVVRWIWLSLAGILSFFPFYAMVVLSLKPGMVVDLPGSLIPWTDISFESYEQVLGGQNILGWLFNTLVYSLVSVVAVLFLSALAGYAFAKKRFRGKEVMFWSFLAMVMVPFHVTLIPTFILMANLGGIDTYWGLILPTLANAQAVFLMRQFIQGLPDELFEAARIDGAGEFRIFLRIVLPLCKPILATLGIFVFLWHWNDFLWPLIIAKSNSMFTLTVGISSLQQQNVPLSTMLAGSVVALLPIFLAYLIAQRYVQEGVTGTGIKG from the coding sequence ATGACCGCCCTGATCCAGCCGCCCACGCAGACGCCGGTCTCGGCGCCGCCGCAGAAACCGGCCGCCCCGCGCCGCCATCGCTCGTTCCGCGCCCTCGAACCGACCCGCATGGGCGTGGTCGTGCGGTGGATCTGGCTGAGCCTCGCCGGCATCCTGAGCTTCTTCCCCTTCTACGCCATGGTCGTGCTGAGCCTCAAGCCCGGCATGGTGGTCGACCTTCCCGGATCGCTGATCCCCTGGACCGACATCTCCTTCGAGTCCTACGAGCAGGTGCTCGGCGGGCAGAACATCCTCGGCTGGCTGTTCAACACGCTCGTCTACTCGCTCGTCTCGGTCGTCGCCGTGCTGTTCCTGTCGGCGCTCGCCGGGTACGCGTTCGCCAAGAAGCGCTTCCGCGGCAAGGAGGTGATGTTCTGGTCGTTCCTCGCGATGGTGATGGTGCCGTTCCACGTCACCCTCATCCCGACGTTCATCCTGATGGCGAACCTCGGCGGCATCGACACCTACTGGGGCCTCATCCTGCCGACGCTCGCGAACGCGCAGGCCGTGTTCCTCATGCGCCAGTTCATCCAGGGGCTGCCCGACGAACTGTTCGAGGCCGCGCGGATCGACGGTGCGGGCGAGTTCCGCATCTTCCTGCGCATCGTCCTGCCGCTGTGCAAGCCGATCCTCGCGACCCTCGGCATCTTCGTGTTCCTGTGGCACTGGAACGACTTCCTGTGGCCGCTCATCATCGCCAAGTCGAACTCGATGTTCACCCTCACCGTCGGCATCTCGTCGCTGCAGCAGCAGAACGTCCCGTTGAGCACGATGCTCGCGGGGTCGGTCGTCGCGCTGCTGCCCATCTTCCTCGCGTACCTGATCGCTCAGCGCTACGTGCAGGAGGGCGTCACGGGCACCGGCATCAAGGGCTAG